The Synergistota bacterium genomic sequence AGTAGAAGAAGCAAGAATTCTAAGAAAATGGGCTGTATTTATGCATGACCCTACAGAAGGCGGTATTTTAGGAGGATTGTACGAGTTAAAGCTGAGAAGCGGTCTTAATATAAATATAAACCTTGAAGATATACCCATTCCCCAAATTACCCAAAAAATTTGTAGCTACTTTAAAATAGATCCCTTAAAGCTTATAGGGTCAGGTGCTCTATTAGCTGTGATACCAGAAAGCGATATAGAAGATGCTATAGCAACCCTTTTAAACCATGGTATAAAAGCAAATGTGATCGGCACTTTCACAGATAAAGATGGAAACTTACCTTATTCCGAAGGTGACGAACTATGGAAGCTTTTAAGTTGGTGAGGCAGTTCATTCCTATTAGTTAAGGTGACCTCTATTATTCTCACATCGCTTCTTTTTCGTATAGCCGCAATTACAGGGTGATTTATCCTGCCCATAGTGGCTAAAACCTTAGAACTATCCAAAGCCCTAAATAATACTTTTATAAACTTCTCTGAATAAAGCTCCATTTTACCTATCTCATCTATAACTATAAGAGGGGATCCTTCTTTGATCCCCTCCTCTATCTCTCCGACTCCAATGTCTTCAAAAGCTCTCAAGTCAACTCCATATTTTCCAACTCTATAAGAAGAAGAAAAGCTTTCATGAGCTAATATTGCCTCCTTCCCAGAAAGGGTCAAAAGTTTAAACCCTTTCCTTACCCCTCCTTCCCTAATCTCTTCCGTAAAGAATCCCCTGATACCCTCTTTTCCTTCTATAAGCTTTTTAATAAGCGTAGTTTTACCAATACCAGGCAAACCTGTCAGTATAATATGTTTCATCACATCTTTAGCATCTTTCTTGAAAGAGAGATCAAATCTGAAAGAAGCGCATATCCAGCTTCTCTGCCTCCTGCTCCTCTACCTACTATAGTAACATCTCCTATAGTATCCGTTGAAAAAGTTATAGCATTAAGCGTTCCCAAGATGTTAGCTAGAGGATCGCTTAAAGGAACTTCTTCAGGAGCAACAGCAACCCTTACAAGATTGCCTTCTTTATAGCCCTTAGCTATAAGCTTATACCTTCTACTTCTAGAAAGGGCAGATTTTATATCTTCAACTTTAATATCCGTTATACCTTCACAACAAATATCATCAAGCTTTAAAGTTGCACCCATCACAACATTAGCCAATATAAGGGCTTTCGCCCCTGCGTCCCATCCCTCTACATCCATAGTAGGATCAGCCTCAGCATATCCTAAGCGTTGCGCTTCTTTCAAAGCTTCTTCAAAGCTCATACCTTCCTCCATTTTTGTTAGAATATAATTGGTAGTTCCATTCAAAATCCCCCTAAAAGAAATTATCTCACTTCCAGGCAAACACTCTCTCACTAAATTAAACACAGGAGTTCCTGAAAGAACCACTCCCTCAAAGCGAAACTCAACACCGTTTATTTCCGCAAGTCTTTGTAGATCCTTTAAATAAAGCAACACAGGACCTTTATTAGTAGTTATAACATGTCTTTTTGCAGACAAAGCTTCTCTCATATGAGTATAAGCCGGTTCCCCAGTCTTAAGGTCAGTCCATGTTGCTTCAAGAACCACGTTAGCGTTCGTCTTGGTTATCGCAGACAAGGGATCTAAATCAGTTATTACCCCCGGATAAGAAGATATTTCAGACTTTGATGCGAGATCAAGCACTTTAGATAAGTTCAAACCATCAGGATCATAAGCAGAACCTCTAAGCTTGTCACAAACAGCAACTACATTAATCCTAAGCCCCTGCGATTCTAGCTCCCTTTTTTTCTCAAGAAGCAAACTTAAAAAGCCTTGACCTACATTGCCACAACCTATAAGAGCAACGTTAATGGCCAAGAGCATCACCCCCTTTATAGATATCAACTAGCTATAAACCAGTTAACCTTGTTTTTAAAAAATTAAACCAATTTTTAGCATCATTAGCTATGGCAAAAGTTTCATAAACATCTTTCCTTCCCTCCAAAGAAAAAACATAAAGCGATATACCGTGAGAAAGAGGAAATATACCATCACTAAGATGCCATTCCGATAAGACTACTTCTTTAAGCGTCTTCTTAAGACTTTCAAGGATAGAATTAACCGAATCAGAAAGACTTAAACCTTTAACTTTCTCACAGAAATCATAAAGATCTCTAAAACAAAAGCTCTCCCCTGCTTTAATAAAGTAAGTTTGCGTTTGGGCAATTGCTCCCCAGAGAGCAAAAACATCTCTAAAGTTAATAAGTTCATTCCCAAGTTTATCAAGTCCTTCTAAAAGGTTAGAAAGCTTAGCCAGAGAGACCATCGATATGGCAACTTCTTTTCTCTTGCTATAAAGGCTTTTAAAATTATCAATAAAAGCTTTCCCAATTTCAGATGCCCCCTGCCCAGGATTTCTAACTATGCTTTGCAAAACTTGCTCATAATCAAAACCATCATCAGGCATTATTCCTTGCAAAGCAATAACGAAAGAAACGCTATTTTTAACTTCGTTAAGAAGCTCAATTTCAGCTTTAGCGGAAGAGTCAAGAACTAATAAATCCACTTTAGACTTAAAAGATGAGAAAACCTTGAGAAGTTTTACCCACTCTACTAATCCATTCCATATGTCTGGATGATCCCTCTCCCAGAGAACCAGCATGTATTTTTCAGCCGAATAGTTTTCAATACACCAGTTAACAAAAGAAAGCAAATCACTTGGAGAAGTAGGAGATGCTTCTGGTAAAGTATTAAGAAGCTCTAAGTTCCCCTCCCCAACGAAATACCGAACCATACCTCTGCCGCTACTAGAGCATCTTTGAACTAACACCTTTACATGATTCGAGGAACCCACCCTTCTCATCTCATACAAATCTATTCCTCCGAGCTCCCTTGAAGTAGAACTAGAATCGTTCATAAAAACCATAACCGTCCATTTAGGTATTAATGGTTCCGAACCCCCACCACTATCACCACATCCATAAAGAACAAACACGAATAAAAAAGCTAATAAAAGAAAAAAGGACAATCTCACCTTTTTCTCACCCCCAAAAGGGAAATCCAACCAAAGGAGAGTAAAATCAAAACGCTTAAACTTCCTTTATAACCCAAAGTACATCCCGAAGAAACTACAAACTCGTCATCATCACCGTTACCATTAGCAGGATTAAGCTTAAGGGCGTAATACATAAGAGGTTCAATACGAGCCGGAATGTAAATGGTTGGAACCTGTTCTTCACTTCCCATAGAAGATAAAAGTGGGTATTCCCCAATGAAAGAAGAACTACCGCCATCATAAACTTGGAAATAATAACCTACAGTTGAGCCTGCTTTGAAAGGGAATCTCCCGGATCCAATCGGTATCTTAACCTCAACTTCAAGAAAACCATCCTCACGTATACCTCCCTTAACTTCAACTTCTGGACAAAAGGAGGGATCCAAGAAGCGTACCCTATATTGAGAGTAATCATACCAAAGCGGATAAAAGTAAGCTACCCAATGATTCCCATCATAGGATATCTTAAGCATGCCCTCACAACTATTCCTATCTAAAGGAAAGGAGGCATTTCCATCAGAATCTATATAAATAACTATAGAATCCCCCACATCTAAAGAAGTATCATCATAAACCTCAAAAGCCACGTAAAGCGCATCTTTAGTATTTTTAAAATAAGCCTTAAAGGGAAAAGAATCAAAAGATGGCAATTTAAGAGCACCTTCTACTTCACTATTGCCAACTAGACCATCTATTTTAAAAGACCCATACCCAACGCTCATGACTTCCCTTGTCTCTTTAAGATAAGTCTTTATAAACTCACCCCACCCAGTCATGCTCGAAAAGTCATGCCTCGAATCATCATAGAATCTATCATACGCTCCTTCTCCTCTCTCTGGAAAATATATACTCAAACCATGAGCATTTTCATAG encodes the following:
- a CDS encoding NTPase — translated: MKHIILTGLPGIGKTTLIKKLIEGKEGIRGFFTEEIREGGVRKGFKLLTLSGKEAILAHESFSSSYRVGKYGVDLRAFEDIGVGEIEEGIKEGSPLIVIDEIGKMELYSEKFIKVLFRALDSSKVLATMGRINHPVIAAIRKRSDVRIIEVTLTNRNELPHQLKSFHSSSPSE
- a CDS encoding homoserine dehydrogenase, with the protein product MLLAINVALIGCGNVGQGFLSLLLEKKRELESQGLRINVVAVCDKLRGSAYDPDGLNLSKVLDLASKSEISSYPGVITDLDPLSAITKTNANVVLEATWTDLKTGEPAYTHMREALSAKRHVITTNKGPVLLYLKDLQRLAEINGVEFRFEGVVLSGTPVFNLVRECLPGSEIISFRGILNGTTNYILTKMEEGMSFEEALKEAQRLGYAEADPTMDVEGWDAGAKALILANVVMGATLKLDDICCEGITDIKVEDIKSALSRSRRYKLIAKGYKEGNLVRVAVAPEEVPLSDPLANILGTLNAITFSTDTIGDVTIVGRGAGGREAGYALLSDLISLSRKMLKM
- a CDS encoding clostripain-related cysteine peptidase encodes the protein MRLSFFLLLAFLFVFVLYGCGDSGGGSEPLIPKWTVMVFMNDSSSTSRELGGIDLYEMRRVGSSNHVKVLVQRCSSSGRGMVRYFVGEGNLELLNTLPEASPTSPSDLLSFVNWCIENYSAEKYMLVLWERDHPDIWNGLVEWVKLLKVFSSFKSKVDLLVLDSSAKAEIELLNEVKNSVSFVIALQGIMPDDGFDYEQVLQSIVRNPGQGASEIGKAFIDNFKSLYSKRKEVAISMVSLAKLSNLLEGLDKLGNELINFRDVFALWGAIAQTQTYFIKAGESFCFRDLYDFCEKVKGLSLSDSVNSILESLKKTLKEVVLSEWHLSDGIFPLSHGISLYVFSLEGRKDVYETFAIANDAKNWFNFLKTRLTGL